The segment GACAAGCCCCGCGGCACCACGCGGGCGCTGATCCTCACTCCTACGCGCGAGCTGGCCGCGCAGATCCACCAGCACCTCGAGGAGCTGGCGGTGCACACGCCCGTCACCGGCGCGGCCGTCTTCGGCGGCGTGGGGATGGGGCCGCAGGAGCACGCCTTCCGCAGCGGCGTCGACATCATCATCGCCACTCCGGGGCGGCTGCTGGACCACTTCAAGCAGCCGTACGCCAGGCTGAGCGGCCTCGAAGTGCTGGTGCTGGACGAGGCGGACCGCATGTTGGACATGGGCTTCCTCCCCGACATCCGCCGCGTGCTGAAGCACCTGCCCACCAACCGGCAGACGCTCTTCTTCAGCGCCACCATGCCGGACGCGATCGCCAAGCTCTCAGGCGAGATGCTGAAGCAGCCCGCGCTCATCAACCAGGAGCGCAAGGCGGCGCCGGCGGTGGGGATCACGCAGGCCATCTACCCCGTGCAGGAAGCGCTCAAGGCCGAGCTCTTTCTGGAGCTGCTGAAGCGCGACGAGATCGGCAACGTGATCGTCTTCACCCGCACCAAGCACCGGGCCAACCGGCTTGCGGACTTCCTGGAGAAGAACCGCATTCCCAACGCCAAGATCCACGGCAACCGCAGCCAGCCGCAGCGCACCGAGGCACTGGCCGGCTTCAAGAGCGGGAAGTTCCGCGTGCTGGTGGCCACCGACATCGTGGCCCGCGGCATCGACGTGGAAGCGCTGGAGCACGTGGTGAACTTCGACGTGCCGCACGTGCCGGAGGACTACATCCACCGCGTGGGCCGCACGGCGCGCGCCGAGGCCACCGGCGACGCGTACACCTTCGTCTCGCCCGAGGAAGAGGCGGACCTGCGCGCCATCGAGCGGGCGGTCGGCAAGAAGCTGCCGCGCGTGACGGTGGCGGACTTCGACTACAACCGCAAGCCCACGGAGCGGTTCGAGGTGCCACTGGCCGAGCGCATCGCCGAGATCCGCGCGCGCAAGCAGGAGGAGCGCGCCCGCGCCAAGGCCAAGGCAGAGCGCAAGGCGCAGAACGAGGCCGCGGGTGGGTCCAGCCGCGGCCCGCGCCGTCCGGCCGAGCCGTCGCGAGACCGTCCCCGCGCGGAGGGCCGTCCCTCCGATGGCGGGCGGCCGCGCAACGACCGAGGCGGCCAGCATCCCCGCTCCGCGGATGGACGCGGGCAGGGCGGCGGGCGCAGCGGTGGCCGCAGCCGCTCCGGCGGGCGTCCCACCGAGGGCGCCGCCTGACCCCTCCGGGGGGTTTGATCAAATGGCCTTCCGGGTGCAAGTTGTACGTTCACCAACGTACGGCCTGCACCCGGAAGCGCTAGATTCCGTGAGGCGCCGTACCTCCGCACCCCTCCTGTCGAACCGATGAACCGCTTCCTCCCCGCCCTCCTCTCGATCCTGCTGGGCGCCTGCGTGTCGTTCACGCCCATCCCGCGCGAGGGGATGCTGGCGGTGCAGCAGGAGGTGTGGTGGACGCGGATGCGCGCGCTTTGCGGCGGCGCCTTCGAGGGGCACCTCGTGGAGGGGAACGCCACCGACAGCGCCTTCGTCCGCAACCGCCTGGTGATCCGCGTGGACGAGTGCCGCGAAGGGGAGATGGCGATCCGCTTCCACGTCGGCGACGACCACTCGCGCACGTGGCTCGTGCGCCGCACGGAGGACGGGCTTAACCTGCGCCACCGCCACCTGCACGAGGACGGCACGGAGGGATCGCCCACCAACTACGGCGGCGACACGCAGGGTCCGGGGACGGCCATCCGCCAGGATTTCCACGCCGACAGCGCCACCGCGCGCATGCTCCCTGCAGCCGCGCGGAACGTGTGGACGATGGAGGTGATGCCGGGGCGCGCGTTCGGCTACGCGCTGCGCCGCGAGGGGACGGACCGGCGCTTCCGGGTGGAGTTCGACCTGCGGCGCCCGGCGCGCTGAGGAAACTCGGCACGCCCCCCTCGCGTATACCCTTCCCACGCAACCATCTGGGCGTGAACACGCCCGCACCGCGAGCCGAAGAACGAGATGTATGGGATCGCCGGACTGCTGACGGGGCGCACACTCGCCGGCCGCTACCGCATCGACGCGGTGGTCGGCCGCGGCGGCATGGGCGCCGTGTACCGCGCCACCGACGAGCGGTTGGGGCGCGAGGTCGCCGTGAAGGTGATCGGGACGGGCGGCTCCGACCCCGGCGAGCACGCCCGCCTGCGCGCGCGCTTCCACCGGGAGGCGCGCGCGGTGGCCTCGCTGCGCCATCCGAACGTGGTGGCCGTGTACGACTTTGGCACGGACGGCGAGGTGGACCTCGACTTCCTGGTGATGGAGCTTCTGCGCGGTGAGGACCTGGCCGCGCGCCTCACCCGCACCGGCGCGCCGCCGCTAGGGGTGGCCGTGTCGATCCTGCGCCAGGCGGCACGCGGGCTGGCCGCGGGGCACCGCGTGGGCCTCGTGCACCGCGACATCAAGCCCGGCAACCTCTTTTTGGAGGATGGCGACAGCCCCGACGAGCCGCACGTGCGCGTCCTGGACTTCGGCATCGCCAAGCTGGACGCGGACGACGGCTCCATGACGGCGCTCACCGAGTTCGGCCGCGCGCCCTTCTCCCCCGCCTACGCATCGCCCGAGCAGATGGCGGGCGAGGGCGACGTGGGCCCCGCGTCGGACGTGTTCAGCCTCGCCGCCGTCGGTTACCACCTGACGACCGGGATGCGCCCCTTCACCTCATCCGACTCCGCGCGCGCGGCGGAGGAGGTGACCGCCGCGGTGCGCGCCCTCCCGCAGCGCGCCCCGCAGCTCCCCGGCGATCTGCACGAGGCGCTGGTCCGCGCGCTGTCGCTGTCGCCGCGCGAGCGCTTCCGGGACGCCGCTGCCTTCGCCCAGGCGCTGGGCGTGGCGCCGACCGTCGCCTCCGCGCCACGCCCCGCCACGCCCGTTTCCGCCCCCTCCGAGCCGACGCTGATGTTCGTGGCGGACGAGGAGGATTTCACGCGCCTTCAGAACGAGGCGCCGCGTCCGGCCTCCACCACGGCGCCCGCGCCCCGCGTGCCGCCGCCGGCTCCCGTGCGTCCCGCGCCGCTGCGCGCGACAGCGGTCTCGGTGGAGCCGCCCGCGCCGCCCCCGGCCCGCCCATCGCCCGCCCCGCCGGTGCGTGCGATGGCCCACACCGCCGCGCCCGTTGTGCCTGGCGCTCCTATGATGGAGGATCGGCGCCAGCCGGGGATGATGCGGCGTTTCCTGCGCGCGCTGTGGGACTTCTCGGTCACCACCATCGTGGTGGGGCTGTTCGTCGGCTCCTGGACCCTCGCCGCCACAGGCGTGGTGGAGGAGAACCGCGCCCAGTTCCTCGGCGGCGCGCTCGCGACCGTGCTCTTCACCCCCTGGGCCGTGCACCGGCTGACGGGGAGGCGCGGGCGTGCGGGGCTGGGCGTGCTCGGCTCCGCGGCCGCCACCGGCGCCACGGTCCGCTACGTCGGCCTCGATGCCGACCCGGCCATCCTCCTGGCCGCTACCTTTGGGCTCCAGGTGGTGACGTGCTTCGCGCTGTCGTGGCTCACGCGGCGGAACGTGCGGGAGGCGGTGGCGGTGTAGGCTACCGGCGGCTGATCGCCGGGGGGGCCGCCGGGGGCTGAAGCCCCCGGCTGGAACTACGCGAAGCCCACTGAAGTGGGCTGGTGATACCCGGATGAATTGGGCGCCCTGCGCGCCGAAATCGCGCCGCCTGCGCGGATCTCTTCCCAGAGTCCGCACAGGCGGGTTTTTTGTGCTGTTGTTGGTGGGAGTTGACTCACACCTGGGGCCCCGGGATAGCACGAACACGCGACCCGCGCTATGCTGTCCGGTAGCCCAGAGAACCGTTCCGCGTCCACTCCACCCAGGATGCCCGTGCTCGTCCGCTTCGTTCCCGTCGCGGTGCTCGCGTCCGCGACGCTGCTGCAAGCGCAGCAGCCCGCCCTCACGGGGTACTCGCCCGCCGCCGCTCAGCGCGAGCGCGCGGCCGAGGCCGCCGCCATTCGCGTCCCGCAGCCGGACAGGGCGCGCGCCCACTCGCGCATCCTCTCCGCGGAGCCGCACGTGGCGGGGACGCCGGCGCAGGCGCGCACCCGCGACTACGTCATCCAGCAGATGCGCGCCATGGGGCTGGAGACGGAGGTGAGGACGTACAGCGTCTTCCTCCCCCACGCCACCTCGGCGCGCGTGTGGCGCTTGTCGCCGGAGCCGCGCGAGCTGCCTACGGCCGAGCCGCCGGTGCCGGGCGACTCCACCTCCGCGGGGTGGCAGTACCCGGCCGCCAACGGCTACAGCGCCGCCGGCGACGTGCAGGGCGAGCTCGTGTACGTCAACTTCGGGCTGATCGAGGACTACGCGCGGCTGGACTCGCTCGGCATCTCGGTGCGCGGCAAGATCGCGGTGGCGCGCTACGGGCGCTCCTTCCGCGGGATCAAGGCGCGCGAGGCGGAGCGGCACGGCGCCATCGCCCTGATCCTGTACAGCGACCCCGAGCAGGACGGACCCGGCACCGGCCAGCCGTATCCCAACGGTCCCATGCGCCCGGGCACAGCCATCCAGCGCGGGAGCGTCTTCAACGGCAACGGCGATCCCACGACGCCCAACCGCCCCTCGGTGCGCGGGGTGCGTCGCACGCCGCCCGTCACGGGCATCCCGCGTCGCGACACGGCGGCCACGGGCCGCATGGTGCGCGGGCGCGACGGCCGCATGCGCCCTGACGAGCGCGACACCACGCGCGCGATGCCGATGGTGATGTCCATCCCCAACATCCCGGTGGTGGCGATCGGCTACGACAACGCGGCGGAGCTGCTGCGCGGCCTGGGCGGGCGCGAGGTGCCCGCGGGGTGGCAGGGCGGCCTTCCCTTCCGCTACCACGTGGGCGCCGGGCCGGTGGTGGCGCGCGTGGCGGTGGAGACGGACGCGCGCACCCCCGCCGCCTACAAGCAGATCTGGAACACGCTGGGGACGATCCGCGGAAGCGAGTTCCCGGACGAGCTGGTGCTGGTGGGCGCCCACCGCGACGGCTGGGGCCCCGGCGCGGCCGACAACGTGAGCGGCACCGTCTCCGTGCTGGAGGCGGCGCGCGCCGTGGCCGAGCAGGTGCGCGCCGGCAACCGCCCGCGGCGCACCATCGTCTTCGCCACCTGGGACGCGGAGGAGTGGGGGCTGATCGGCTCCACCGAGTTCGTGGAGGAAGACTCCGCGCGGCTGGTGCGGGGCGCCGCGGCGTACTTCAACATCGACGTCTCCGCCACCGGGCCCAACTTCGGCGGGAGCGGGTCGCCGTCGCTGCGCGAGCTGGTGCGCGACGTGGCGCGGACGGTGCCGGATCCGTCCGGCAACGGGAGCATCTACCAGGCGTGGCGGCGCACGGCCGGGCTTGCGGCGGACTCGCTGGAGCCCGCGATGGGCGACCCGGGCGGCGGCTCTGACTTCGCCGGCTTCTACAACCACCTGGGCATTCCGCACGCCGATTGGGGGTTCAGCGGGAGGTACGGCGTCTACCACTCGCAGTACGACTCGTTCAACTGGATGACGCGCTACGGCGACCCCGATTTCCGCCGCCACACCGCCGCCGCGCAGGTGGGCGCCGCGATGGTGATGCGGATGGCGAACGCGGACGTCCTCCCCTTCGACTACGTGGAGTTCGCGCGCACCATGCGCCGCTACCTCCCGGCGCTGGACAGCACCTTTCGCGCGCGCGGCTACTCGGCGCTCAACACGGATGCGCTGCGCGGCGCCATCGACCGGATGGAGCGGGCCGCGGTCGGGCTGGCCCGCGCGCGCGACGAGGTGCTGGCCGCGCGCGTGCCGGACCGCCGCACCCTCACGCGCGCCAACGCGTCGATGCGGCGGGTGGAGCGGGCGCTCACGCGGAGCCGAGGCCTGCGGTCGCGCCCGTGGTTCCGCTCGCTGATTTACGCGGCGGACGAGAACAACGGCTACGCGAACGTGGTGTTCCCCTCCGTGCAGGAGGCCGTGCGCGCCGACGACCGCCGCCTGGCCGAGCAGGAGCTCGCGGACCTTGCCACCCGTTTCCTGGGCGCCACCGACGCGCTCCTCAACGCCCGCGACATCCTGACCGGCGACGACCGGCGGTAACTACAACTGCTTGGCTCACACAGAGACACAGAGACACAGAGGAAAGACGAAGAAGCTCTCTCTGTGTCTCTGTGTCTTTGTGTGAGATTGCTGTTCCGCCGTCACGAAGTATGAGACGCGCGGCTCGGGTTCTGCACGGGATGGCAAGCAACGTGAGGGCGGCGCCACTTCGCACCGGGACAGCGATGAACAAGAGAGCGTCCGACGGGGACTCGGTCCTCACGCCCGACGTGGACTCGCATGCGCAGGCACGGCCCGCGGACGAGGGCGCGGCGCAGCCGGACCTCACGCGCACCGGCGACGCGGTGGCGAGCGGGCGCACCACGCCGTTCGCCCTCACCATCCTGGCGGTGCTGGCCGTGGTGTACACGCTCCACCTGGCGCACGGGCTGCTCCTTCCCATCACCTTTGCGCTCCTCCTCAGCTTCCTCTTCAGCCCCCTGGTGCGGGCGCTGGCGAGGATGCACGTGCGCCCGCCCCTGGGCGCGGGGATCGTCCTCCTCGGGCTGCTGGGCACGCTCGCGCTGGGGGCGTACGAGCTGTCGGGGCCAGTGCAGAGCTGGGCCACCTCCGCGCCGCAGACGCTGGCCGCCGCGCGCGGGAAGATGACCAGGCTGCTCAAGCCGATGGAGCGCTTCAGCCGCACCGCCGAGCAGGTGGAGAGCGCGACCAGCGGGGTGGGAACGGGGGGGACGACCACCGCTGCGCCCCGCGAGGTGGTGGTGCGCGGGCCCAGCCTCATCTCGCGCCTCTTCGGCACCACGCAGCGCTTCCTCACCGGCGCGCTGGAGGTGCTCATCCTACTCTATTTCCTGCTGGCGTCGGGCGACCTCTTCCTGCAGAAGCTGGTCAAGGTGCTCCCCTCGCAGGGCGACAAGCGCAAGGCGGTGGAGATCGCGCGCGCCACCGAGGGCTCCATCTCCACCTACCTGCTGACGACCGCGGTGGTCAACGTCACGGAAGGGATCGCGGTGACGATCGCGATGTACCTGCTGGGGATGCCCAACCCGGCGCTCTGGGGCGCGCTGGTGGCCATCTTCGAGTTCATCCCCTACCTGGGCGCCGCGACGATGACGGTGATCCTGACCATCGCCGCCATCACCACCTTTGAGAGCACCGGGAAGGCGCTGGCGGTGCCCGCCGCCTTCCTCGTCATCAACCTGATCCAGGGCAACCTGGTGAGCCCCACGCTCCTCGGCCACCGGCTGGCGCTGAACCCGGTCGCCATCTTCGTGGGGCTGGCGTTCTGGTACTCGGTTTGGGGCGTCCCGGGCGCGTTCCTGGCCGTCCCCATCCTGGCGGCGCTCAAGATCCTCTGCGACCACGTGGAGTCGCTGGCCTCGTTCGGCGAGTTCCTGGGCGGGCGCGACGAAGGCGAGCGGCGGGCGCTGCTCCGCTAGAAAAAACAGAGCTGTAGATCTCAGGTGGAGCGCAGAAACCCGGCGAGCAGCTCGTTGGTGCGCTCCGGCACGTCGGACATCACCCAGTGGCTGGAATCGGGGATGCGCTCGATGCGCAGGTCGGGGACCCACTCCTCCAGCCCGTGCGTGTTGCGCTCCGAGAGCGCCTGGTCGCGCATTCCCCAGATCAGCAGCGTGGGCGCGCGAACCGGCACCGGCTCTGGCCGCGGAATGCGCAGGGCGCGGTAGTAGCTCAGCATCGCCGTGAGGGCGCCCGGCCGCGCGGCGGCTTCCTTGTAGCGGCGGATGTCCGCGTCGGTGAAGGCGCCGGGACGCACGGGATCGTAGCGGAAGATGCGCTCCAGCGCCGCGAAGTCCCTGCGCCGGATCGCCCACTCCGGCATGCGCGGAAGCTGGAAGAAGTACACGTACCACGAGCGGAGGAACTGGTCCGGCTTGCGGATCTCGCGGCGGAAGACGCCCGGGTGCGGAGCGTTGATCACCACCAGCCGGTCGACCACTTCGGGGTGATGCATCGCCACGTGCCACGCCACGATGCCGCCCCAGTCGTGCCCCACCAGGTGCACGCGCTCGGCGCCCAGCGCCCGCACCAGGCCCGCCACGTCAGCGGCGAGCTTCTGTACCGTGTAGCTGCGGTAGCCGGCCGGCTTGTCGGAAAGGTTGTAGCCGCGCATGTCCGGCGCGACGGCGCGGAACCCCGCCGCCGCCAGCGCCGGCAGCTGGTGCCGCCACGCGTAGCCGAACTCCGGAAAGCCGTGCAGCAGGACGACGGGCGCGCCGGTGCCGGCCTCGATCCAGTGCAGCCGCACGTCGCCCACCTGCGCCTCGCCGTCCGTCCATCCGGCACCGCTTCCCGGCATCGCTCGTCTCCCGTCTAGCGGATGGAGCCCTGCAGCTTCTGCGCGTCCGCCAGGTGCTGGGCGACGGCAGGGCGCGCCTTCTCCAGCAGCGCCTTCACCTGCGGATCCTTGGCGTTGGGGATCAGCATCGTCTCCAGCGCCTGGAGGGTGGCCTGGTGCGCCTGCACCTGGTGCGCCACGTACGCCGAGTCGAGCTGCCGGCCCGTCATCGCTTCCATCTGCTGGATGGCGGACTGCGCGGCCTGCTTCATCTGCGTGCTCTGCGCGTTGTCCTGCGGCGTCACGCCCTTGCTCTGCAGGAGCTGCGACATCTCCTGCTCCATGCGCGTGTGGTCGTCCACCATGCGCTGCGCGAACTGCTTCACCTGCGCGTTCTCTCCCTTTTGCAGGGCGACGCGGCTGCTCTGGATCTCGCCCTGGTTGGACGCGGACGCGACGGCGGCGATGTTGGCGTCGCTCATCTCTCCCGCGACCGGCGCCTGTGAGCCGGTGCCCGGGGGCGGCGCAGACTGCGGCACCTCGGCGGCCGGTGGCGTGACGGCGGCTGTGGCGGTGTCGCCCGCGCCTCCCCGGTTGTCGGCCGAGCCGCCGCTGCACGCGCCCAGCGCGGCGATGCAGGCGAGCGTGGCGATGCTGCGGTAACGGGACATGCGGCCTCCGGTCGGGAAAGAAGGACGCCGCGGAGCGGTGCGCCCCGCGGCACGTGTGCCCGCGATCGTCGGCAACTTCGATGCTCGCCCCGCGTCACGCGCGGGTCGCGGCGTGCCCGTTATCCCCCGGGCTCCGGGAGCGGCCCCTCCTCCTCGTCCGCGCGCCGTCGTACGGGGACGGCGCTCGCCAGCAGCTTCGCGAGATCGTCATCCGGCAGCTCGTCCCAGCCATCGGGAATCGGCCCGAGGCGGCGCTTTTCGACGTCGCACTCGAAGACCAGCCATCCCTGCACCAGCTGGTCCGCTGCCTCGCCGGCCATGCGCATGCGCGCGTCGAAGGTCGGGAACACGTCCCAGACCGTCCACTCGCGATCGTCGTGGAGCAGATTCCTCATCGGCATGCGGGCCTGCGCTCGCAAACGTTGTGCGCGGCCACTCGCACAGCCGCCCGGCGGTCCGCCTCTGCATCCTCCGGGGCGTTGTGGGGCGGCACGCGCGGACGTTCAGGGCCGGCGAATAACCGCCGCGGCCTGCCTGGTGAAGATCAGGACGACTCCGTGCTCTCCGGCTCGCCCGTACTCGGCGATCGCCTGGGCCGGCTTCACGGCCTCCATGCGATCGACGTGTTCCGGGCGGATGCCGCGCGCTACGATCTGCTCCCCCGACAGCCGCTCACCGTCCACGATGAACAGCGGCTGTGGTGTGCCAGGCGTAGTCGGCCCCGGACAGTCCAGCTGGATGGTGGCGCCGGGCCGCGGCTGTGGGGCCGGACCGGCGATATGGTCGGCCGCGCAGCCCTGCAGGAGCAGGGCGACGCCGGCGAGCAGGCGGGAGCTTGTCATGGGACGGATCTCTCGATCAGAGGAGCCGCGCGCGGTCTCGTTCTCCGCATCAACGCCCAGAGCCCTGCCTCCACGCACAGCAGGAGCACGGCGATGGTGCCCGTCACCGTCCGCACCTTCTCCTGTTGCTCGGGGGTCGGGAACCACTCCAAGGAGCCCCTGACGAGGTAGAGCACGTCCAATGCGAGCACCACCCCCAGCGCGAGCATCAACAGCCGAATCGCGAGTTTCATCTGGGCACCAAGGTGTGGGGGTCTCAAAGGGAGCGACGGGTACCCGGCCCTACAGCTTCACGGAAACAGTCAGGCTCACATCGCGCGGCGTCTCGATCGGTTCGAGGGACCGGGGACTCACCCGCACCCAGTGTTCACGTCTCGACGAGCCGACGGTGAACCCGATCACTGCGCCTCCGACGATGCCGCCCCCAATCAACTCGAGGACGTAGGGCATCTCGTCCGTGTCCTCGCAGAAAAGCTCTTCCTCGTCCAGGCATTCCCGGCGTTTCCCCGCCTCCTTGGCAATGACCTGCATGACGCGGTAAAGGCCATACGTACTTACCGCGATTCCGCCGCCAATGAGCGCGCCGCGGACCGTCCCACGGCGCCCCGCTTCACCCCTGGACAAGATTCCACGGCTGATTTCCAGGTGAGTGAGAGCGCTGAAGGGGATCGTTTGCACCGCTCCGTCGCTCTCCCTCCGCGTCGTGATGGATTCGTGGTCGATGCCGACGATGGTGCCCACTGCCGTTCCCCCGCCGCGATTGATCGCGACTCCATCAACGACTATGGGCACCGTCACGCGCACGCGCGTCCCGGGCGCCACGTCGATGCGCTGCTGGCAGGGAGCGGCGGAAGCGGTGCAGGCGACTGCGAAAAGTCCGGCGAGAGCGAGGCGAAACATCGGTATTCCGGTAAGATGGTTGAACAGCGTCGACGGAGGGGCGAACGGCCGCGCGGAGTCCGTGGCGCATGCTCACGCTCCCGCCGGACGGTCGGAGGCGGAGGGCGCCGCGGCCGGCGGATGCAGCACGGGCTCGAGCGTCTTCGGCGGTTGGGCAGGCTTCCCGGGATCGTCGGAGGAGCCGGCGCTCATGGGGTAGCAGTCGGGCGGCGACGTCTGCCCGGGACCGACGCTCGTCCAGCAGTATCACGACCTGCGGCGCGCCGCGGCCCGGTAGCCCGTCCCGGTCGACTGCAGGCTCAGCGTGACGCCGTGCTCGGGCCTGTACGGCAGGTTCGCGGCGCTGAGCGGCCGGCTTGCGTCCAGCGTGTCCGGAAAGCGGCCGTACTGGGACGAGTGCCGCTGCATGGCTTCGTTGAGCCGGACCAGCTCCTCCGCCGCTTCGGTTCGCGCATCGCCGCACCCGGCCACGAAAAGGGCGGCGACAACGGGCAGCAGTCCGCGGAGCATTGCGTTCGACTTCGGGATCATGCGAAAGCCTCCGGGCAGTCGTTCGATGGCGGCGATGGGCCGGTCAGGCTCGTGCGGGCGGCGCGGGCATGGCGGCGTTGAACTGCTCGGACTGCCCGCGCGGGATGCTGAGCGATTCCCAGCGGTCCGACTGGAAGTGCTTCGCCAGGAAGACGATCTGCCCCACGTGATACGCGGCGTGCGTGAGCTGGCGGTTGATCGCCTGCACGAGCGAGTGCGGCTCGCCGCGGATGTGGATGGTGCGGTCGAGGTCGTCCGGGGTGAGCGACTCCAGCGACGCGAACGCGGTGGCCCATCCTGCTCCCCAGCGCGCCATCACCGATGCGCGGGTCTCGGTGGGGGCGATGACGAACTCCGAGTCCCGGTCGCGCCCCGGCTTCTCGCCGTCGGTCGTGAGGAAATCCGTCCAGCGCGAGAGCAGGTTGCCCGCCATGTGCTTCACCACCAGGGCCAGGCTGTTCGACTCCGCGTCGATCGTCGCAAAGAACTGCGCGTCGGTCACGCGGGCGAGCGACCGGTCCGCGAGCGACTTGTACTTGCGCATCGTCTCCGCCGAATCGCGAAGGTACTCAGCTCGGAATGCATCCATCGGCCACCTCCAGTCCGTACAGGATCGACGCGCCAAACGCCGCAGCCGATGGGCTCCGGCTTCTGAGAATGGTGGGGCGGCCTCCGCGCGGAGTCAACCGGGCCGTGGGCGCGCCCGCCGGTCGCACCACCGGCATCGCGCATGCGTCAGGGCCGCATCGGGGCGGCACATGGACTCAGGTATTTAATGTTCGGTGTATTTCGGCGGAAGCTTGCCATGGAAAAGATCTCCCCAGCGGCGCCGGGCCGCACGTATCCATCGGATGAGCGCCTGCAGCGGCTCGCGGAGCGGGTTCGAGAAGAGTTCCGCGCCTTCGTCTTCGACCCTGCCTTCTCCTGCCTGGGCGCCCGCGCGGCGCTCCGCCACGACGGCCACCGCATCGGCGCCTTCGGACCCATGGGCACGCCCGAGGCGACGGAACAGCTCGCGCGCGCCCTGGCGGAGTTCGCGCCCGCGGCGGCGGAGGCGGAGTTCTCGACCTTTGTGGCCGCCTTCATGGGCGCCGCACCCGAGGATGAGACCGAGTTCGAGGCGCTGCTGTGGCGCCAGCTCCAGGCGCTGCACGACGCGGACGCCACGCGCGGCTGGGCGCCATCCGTCAGCGACCGGCCCGAGGACCCGCGCTTCTCCTTCTCGTTCGCCGGGATGGCGTTCTTCGTGGTGGGGCTGCACCCGGCGAGCTCGCGGCTGGCGCGGCGCTTCGGGTGGCCGACGCTGGTCTTCAACCCCCGCGCGCAGTTCGAGCGGCTCCGCGCGGACGGCCGCTACGGCGGGCTGCGCGACCAGATCCGCGCGCGCGAAGTCGCGCTCCAGGGCGACCTCAACCCCAACCTGGCCGAGTTCGGCGAAGCCTCCGAGGCAAGGCAGTACTCCGGCCGCGCCGCCGAGCCCGAGTGGCGCTGCCCCTTCCACCGGCATCCATGAGCACGCCGGACCTCAAACACCAGACCATGCAGACCATTCGCACCATCCACCTCCCCCCGCAGACCGGCGCCGGCTTCGAGATCCGCCGGGGCGAGCTTCTGCGCATCATCGATCCCACGGGCGAGCAGGTGTCCGACCTGGTGTCGTTCGCGCGCGACGACACGAGCGAATGGCTTTCGTCGGGGCGCACCATCGACTATGCCAACAACATCTATCTCACCACCGGGCACACGCTGTACTCCAACCGCAGCCGCCCCATGTGGACGATCGTGGAGGACACGGTCGGCCGGCACGACTTCCTGCTGACCCCCTGCTCGCCGGACACGTTCCGC is part of the Longimicrobium sp. genome and harbors:
- a CDS encoding DUF4142 domain-containing protein, producing the protein MSRYRSIATLACIAALGACSGGSADNRGGAGDTATAAVTPPAAEVPQSAPPPGTGSQAPVAGEMSDANIAAVASASNQGEIQSSRVALQKGENAQVKQFAQRMVDDHTRMEQEMSQLLQSKGVTPQDNAQSTQMKQAAQSAIQQMEAMTGRQLDSAYVAHQVQAHQATLQALETMLIPNAKDPQVKALLEKARPAVAQHLADAQKLQGSIR
- a CDS encoding DUF1572 family protein, coding for MDAFRAEYLRDSAETMRKYKSLADRSLARVTDAQFFATIDAESNSLALVVKHMAGNLLSRWTDFLTTDGEKPGRDRDSEFVIAPTETRASVMARWGAGWATAFASLESLTPDDLDRTIHIRGEPHSLVQAINRQLTHAAYHVGQIVFLAKHFQSDRWESLSIPRGQSEQFNAAMPAPPARA
- the gntA gene encoding guanitoxin biosynthesis heme-dependent pre-guanitoxin N-hydroxylase GntA; translation: MEKISPAAPGRTYPSDERLQRLAERVREEFRAFVFDPAFSCLGARAALRHDGHRIGAFGPMGTPEATEQLARALAEFAPAAAEAEFSTFVAAFMGAAPEDETEFEALLWRQLQALHDADATRGWAPSVSDRPEDPRFSFSFAGMAFFVVGLHPASSRLARRFGWPTLVFNPRAQFERLRADGRYGGLRDQIRAREVALQGDLNPNLAEFGEASEARQYSGRAAEPEWRCPFHRHP
- a CDS encoding urea carboxylase-associated family protein; translated protein: MSTPDLKHQTMQTIRTIHLPPQTGAGFEIRRGELLRIIDPTGEQVSDLVSFARDDTSEWLSSGRTIDYANNIYLTTGHTLYSNRSRPMWTIVEDTVGRHDFLLTPCSPDTFRIIYGNTDPHPSCFGNLVENLAPFGIAPDAIPTTFNVFMNVVVGEDGELAILPPCSRAGDYLLLRAEMEMVVGVTACSAELSNNGSFKPIDVEVLASAPE